From Mobula birostris isolate sMobBir1 chromosome 8, sMobBir1.hap1, whole genome shotgun sequence, the proteins below share one genomic window:
- the LOC140202272 gene encoding 5-hydroxytryptamine receptor 1E: protein MNLTNCSVTSCPEQMRAFTRKTVVALTLSVIMLLATVLNSAVIAAICITKKLHQPANYLICSLALTDLLVAISVMPVSILYISMESWVLGHVVCEAWLSLDMTFCTCSILHLCVIALDRYWAITDAVQYAGKRTAKRAVAMIVTVWVISVCIAIPPLFWRSHDVSRTRPQCIINHDHAIYTIYSTFGAFYVPLALILVLYYRIYHAAKTLYQKRGSSRHFSRRTAGSRSPSYPSCKLAHTFRVSGAPSTEPGLESTRSQLAVKMADSENGQGSGEEPPQISSGRERRAARVLGLILGAFIICWLPFFVKELLAGVKLWVVSRKAADFLTWLGYVNSLINPLLYTSFNEDFKLAFRKFTSCRKHS from the coding sequence ATGAACCTCACCAACTGCTCAGTGACCTCCTGTCCAGAACAGATGAGAGCATTCACCAGGAAGACAGTTGTGGCATTGACCCTGTCCGTGATCATGCTTCTGGCAACGGTATTGAACTCGGCAGTGATAGCTGCTATTTGCATCACAAAGAAACTGCACCAGCCCGCCAACTACCTGATCTGCTCCCTGGCGCTCACAGACCTGCTCGTTGCCATTTCAGTGATGCCCGTCAGTATTCTGTACATCAGCATGGAGTCCTGGGTTCTCGGTCACGTCGTCTGCGAAGCCTGGCTAAGCCTCGACATGACCTTCTGCACGTGCTCGATCCTTCACCTGTGCGTGATCGCCCTGGACAGGTACTGGGCCATTACAGACGCTGTGCAGTACGCAGGGAAAAGGACAGCCAAGCGGGCCGTGGCCATGATAGTCACCGTCTGGGTGATCTCGGTTTGTATAGCCATACCGCCGCTGTTTTGGAGAAGCCACGATGTTAGTAGAACAAGGCCTCAGTGCATAATTAACCACGACCATGCCATCTACACCATTTATTCCACGTTTGGAGCCTTTTATGTGCCGCTGGCTTTAATCCTCGTCCTGTACTATCGCATCTACCACGCGGCCAAGACCCTGTACCAGAAGCGTGGCTCCAGCCGACACTTCAGCCGCCGCACTGCTGGGAGCCGGTCGCCCAGCTACCCCAGCTGCAAGCTGGCGCACACCTTCCGTGTGTCCGGCGCGCCCAGCACCGAGCCCGGGCTGGAGAGCACCCGCAGCCAGCTGGCGGTCAAAATGGCGGACAGTGAGAACGGGCAGGGGAGCGGTGAGGAGCCGCCGCAGATCTCCAGTGGCAGGGAGCGGAGAGCAGCGCGCGTCCTGGGACTCATCCTGGGAGCGTTCATCATCTGCTGGCTGCCCTTCTTCGTTAAAGAGCTGCTCGCGGGGGTGAAGCTCTGGGTGGTCTCGCGGAAGGCAGCTGACTTCCTGACTTGGCTGGGTTATGTTAACTCGCTGATTAATCCCCTCCTCTACACCAGCTTCAACGAGGATTTCAAATTAGCCTTCCGCAAGTTTACTAGCTGCAGAAAGCACAGTTAA